A genomic window from Cloacibacillus evryensis DSM 19522 includes:
- a CDS encoding hydroxymethylglutaryl-CoA lyase, translated as MSMNWPEKVIFCEVGPRDGLQNEKTMLSVDQKVALIEGTAGAGVPIIEVGSFVHPKAVPQMADTDEVARRIRHLPGVEYRCLVANKKGVERALAAGITKVKLTLSASESHARANLKKSIAELLDGFKECVAFAHENGAEVSGAISTAFGCPFEGKISPLKLVEITEKFQELGITELSMSDTTGMANPRQVYDTASFMRGKFPEVRWFLHFHNTRGMALANMVAGLNAGIVRYDASLAGLGGCPFAPGASGNVASEDMLHMLSEMGIKTGIDLDKMIALARQLQQWVGHCTDSSVLRAGKNSDLISLSATKKQ; from the coding sequence ATGTCAATGAACTGGCCGGAAAAGGTAATATTCTGCGAGGTGGGGCCGCGCGACGGGCTGCAAAACGAAAAAACGATGCTCTCCGTAGATCAGAAGGTCGCGCTAATCGAGGGCACTGCCGGCGCCGGCGTACCGATCATCGAGGTCGGCTCCTTCGTCCACCCGAAGGCCGTGCCGCAGATGGCAGACACCGACGAAGTGGCGCGGAGGATACGTCATCTTCCGGGAGTCGAATACCGCTGCCTCGTCGCGAATAAAAAGGGCGTGGAGCGCGCGCTCGCCGCGGGCATCACAAAGGTAAAGCTCACCCTCTCGGCCAGCGAATCCCACGCGCGGGCAAACCTCAAAAAATCGATCGCCGAGCTGCTCGACGGCTTCAAAGAATGCGTCGCTTTCGCGCACGAAAACGGCGCGGAGGTATCGGGCGCGATCTCCACGGCCTTCGGCTGCCCATTCGAGGGGAAAATATCCCCGCTGAAGCTCGTCGAGATCACGGAAAAATTTCAGGAGCTTGGCATCACGGAGCTTTCAATGTCGGACACCACCGGCATGGCCAACCCGCGCCAGGTCTACGACACCGCGTCGTTCATGCGCGGGAAGTTCCCCGAGGTACGCTGGTTCCTTCATTTCCACAACACGCGCGGCATGGCGCTCGCCAATATGGTTGCGGGGCTCAATGCCGGGATCGTCCGTTACGACGCCTCGCTCGCGGGCCTCGGCGGCTGTCCCTTCGCCCCCGGAGCCTCCGGCAACGTCGCCTCGGAAGATATGCTCCACATGCTCTCCGAAATGGGCATCAAGACCGGCATCGACCTCGATAAGATGATCGCCCTTGCCAGGCAGCTTCAGCAGTGGGTCGGCCACTGCACTGACAGCTCCGTGCTGCGCGCCGGCAAAAACTCCGA